GGGCCTCGGTCTCCCGCGGCGGAGTGAGGAGAAGGCGGAGGAGCGGGAACCGCGGCGGCGCTCGCGCGGCGCTCGCGGGGGGAAGGGCAGTTCCGGGCCGGGCCGCGCCTCAGCAGGGCGGCGGCTCTCCCGGCGCAGACTCAGGGCCCCGGCGGCAGCGGCGTCTGGAGGAATCAAGTTGTGCGGTCGGTGATGCCCGAGTGAGTCGCGAGCCCGGGCCTCTGCCCCGAGGAGGAGGCGACTCCCACGCAGGCCGCACGGGCGCCCTCGCGGCCGGGAGGCTTCGTTTCGGTTTCGCGGCGGCTGCGGCGTTGTTGGCTGAGGGGACCCGGGACACCTGAATGCCCCCGGCCCCGGCTCCTCCGACGCGATGGGGAAGGTGCTATCCAAGATCTTCGGGAACAAGGAAATGCGGATCCTCATGTTGGGCCTGGACGCGGCCGGCAAGACAACAATCCTGTACAAGTTGAAGCTGGGCCAGTCGGTGACCACCATCCCCACAGTGGGTTTCAACGTGGAGACGGTGACTTACAAAAACGTCAAGTTCAACGTATGGGATGTGGGCGGCCAGGACAAGATCCGGCCGCTCTGGCGGCATTACTACACCGGGACCCAGGGTCTGATCTTCGTAGTGGACTGCGCCGACCGCGACCGCATCGACGAGGCCCGCCAGGAGCTGCACCGCATTATCAATGACCGGGAGATGAGGGACGCCATAATCCTCATCTTCGCCAACAAACAGGACCTGCCTGATGCCATGAAACCCCACGAGATCCAGGAGAAACTGGGCCTGACCCGGATTCGGGACAGGAACTGGTATGTGCAGCCCTCCTGTGCCACCTCAGGGGATGGACTCTATGAGGGGCTCACATGGTTAACCTCTAACTACAAATCCTAATGAGCATTCTCCACCTATCCCCCGGAAGGAGAGAAATCAAAAACCCATTCATAGGATTATCGCCACCATCACCTCTTTCAATTgccactttctcttcttttgaatttGAACTCTGGAGTTACTGTTCtacggttgggggggggggggttaggggtttcctttttttgtttctttttttttccgttcttttttttttttttttttttttttttgctttgcgtTAGGAAGCTCTGATCTGACATTTGCCATGAACACAAAGTGCTAGATGCTCTTAATGACTTCCAGCAAATGGGATGGGGGAAATATAGCAGTTTTTGGTAAAGTCCTTTATAATAatggtttgattttttatttcGAGAGAATCTTTTTTGCAATgtatgcttttttcctttttgcccagTTTCCTTATCACTTGCTGTAGATGGCTTATTTTGCATTCATGCAGACTATGTTGCAAGTCTGTTTCATCTAGTAAACTGAAAATTATTGCTTAATCAAACTGCcgtttgtcttttatatttaagGCCTTTACCCCTCCCTTCTGAGTTTTACCTTTAACTTAGTAATTTCAAATGTGACCTTTTATATCTAAGACCAGTGTAGTAAACTTAGCCTACAGTGGCAAATCATGAGTAATATCATTGTAATATGTTCCAGTTGCACATCAGTATGTTAAACAGGTAATGTAAGAAGTTTTTTGAAATGTCAGCTATTAAGTTCTGAAACATACATCATGCATGAGTAGGGATAAAGCTCAAGTTCCTTATTACATAGCCAACTTACACTGCATAAAGATACGAAAGTGTAACCCGTCAagaacacaggtttttttttcactgcaaAGTTAGCAACTTTGcggttttccctcttttttaactttaaaagtagACTTTTCCCAGAAAGTGGAGCAATAATGGTGTATGCCACACACAGATGAGATCTCTGTAGATATCTTACGTGACTTTGGGGCAAAActggaatatatattttaccacgTTTCGAATATCTAAGAccaatagttaaaaaaattattagaatgtttattttgtcCATTAATAAAGCATCTAACAATTCAAATTAAATACACCTTCTACCTAGTTGGAAAAACACGTTCCTGTTTTCACGTTAGAGCAAGTGATTAAGCTGAAGATACAAGTCTTTTTTTATAGATGAGTGATCCACATCTCCATTAATTAGAACACTGGAAAAGATGTTTTatgaaaaaagtatttaattctGTTTGTAGGATTAACTCATACAAAGAGTAAGTCAGATATCCTGTTGGTTCATTAATACACTATCTCCTTTAAGGAAGGAAATGTGATGAATGAATTATGTGTAGACTTGAGGAATGACAAAGGGGAAGTAGGATGAAGAAAACGAACCTACAGATGACAATGAAtgtaaacttatttttcttcaagGGTAAGCATTGTGCTCACTGGTGATATCCAGGTCCTAGCAAGATTACTTGCTTAGCTTGTTAGGACCGGTAACTAGGTTATTGAGACCACTATGATTGATACTTGGAACCAAATGTTAATGCTTGATACAGAATTGTGAGCAGCATCTGGTTCTCATATAGCCTTAAGGATTAATTTTAGAGATCCTCAAGGAATTAAACAtagggaatttaagaaatgtagaCTGCAAAGGCAGTATACAGGAGAAGGTAGAGTGGGTTTTGTTCATGAGGGTGTCTGAAAACTAAAATGGAGCGGGATATCATGGTACATAGTTGGACAGTATTGGTCCTTCGTGCTTTGGCCATATTGTATAACGGAGCTTTTACCAAAGATGTATGAGAAGCATAAGGCTATAAAAAGTTAACTATTCAAAGTAAAACTCTTGACAAACATTTTACTTAAAGCAGATGAGAAAAGGTGCTATGTTGTAGGCTCCTGATGGTGCAGAGGGATTTTTGAATTCAAAATGCAACTAAGGTACAGAGTTCTCAGTTTTGCTTTAGAAAGATCTCTAGAAATCAAGCTGACAGACACATCCGAGAACATTttagttgcttttaaaattcccaaAGCTCCAccataaatttaattcttagtgtTTTAAGTGATTGCATTTTAAAGGTATATAAACATGGGTTATACAAATATCAATGCTATAGTAACATCCTTAGACAAGACAAGCACAAAGGTATAAATGCCTAAACTGGA
The sequence above is a segment of the Panthera leo isolate Ple1 chromosome B3, P.leo_Ple1_pat1.1, whole genome shotgun sequence genome. Coding sequences within it:
- the ARF6 gene encoding ADP-ribosylation factor 6; amino-acid sequence: MGKVLSKIFGNKEMRILMLGLDAAGKTTILYKLKLGQSVTTIPTVGFNVETVTYKNVKFNVWDVGGQDKIRPLWRHYYTGTQGLIFVVDCADRDRIDEARQELHRIINDREMRDAIILIFANKQDLPDAMKPHEIQEKLGLTRIRDRNWYVQPSCATSGDGLYEGLTWLTSNYKS